One Polynucleobacter sp. MWH-Spelu-300-X4 genomic window carries:
- the miaA gene encoding tRNA (adenosine(37)-N6)-dimethylallyltransferase MiaA gives MTHHSVIAIVGPTASGKSSMSMRVARQAKQHGKTVELISMDSALVYRGMDIGTAKPSAEEMAEVIHHGINICEPETPYSAARFAKDAKKWIGEINDRGNIPIIVGGTMLYWRALVHGLSDMPPASPEIRDSIEKQAAQLGWAAIHAELMKVDPITAARLEVNDTQRVQRALEIFLASGKPMSSWINESPKDTGRHNSEIPLNFRLISIEPSDRGILHQRIAERFDIMMQQGFLEEMHLLRKNEALTPELPSMRAVGYRQAWEHLDGKINLQEFRDQSIAATRQLAKRQLTWLRGIADREIFDPLDPIDMDRCEQVCLAHYSII, from the coding sequence GCAAAAGCTCCATGTCGATGCGCGTAGCACGTCAGGCTAAGCAGCATGGTAAAACGGTTGAATTAATCAGCATGGACTCTGCCTTGGTTTACAGGGGCATGGATATCGGTACGGCTAAACCAAGTGCAGAAGAGATGGCTGAAGTTATTCATCACGGTATTAACATCTGCGAACCAGAGACGCCTTATTCAGCAGCTAGATTTGCAAAAGATGCAAAAAAATGGATTGGCGAAATTAATGATCGCGGAAATATTCCAATCATTGTTGGGGGCACCATGCTTTACTGGAGAGCATTAGTGCATGGCTTATCTGATATGCCGCCTGCGTCACCGGAAATTAGAGATTCAATTGAAAAACAAGCCGCTCAATTAGGTTGGGCAGCCATTCATGCTGAACTCATGAAAGTAGACCCCATTACCGCCGCTCGTCTAGAGGTTAATGATACGCAGCGCGTTCAAAGAGCTTTAGAAATTTTCCTAGCCAGCGGCAAACCGATGTCTAGCTGGATTAATGAATCACCCAAAGATACCGGGCGGCATAATAGTGAAATCCCTCTTAATTTCCGTTTGATATCAATCGAACCCTCGGACAGAGGCATCCTTCATCAACGAATCGCCGAACGTTTTGACATCATGATGCAGCAAGGATTTTTAGAGGAAATGCATCTCCTGAGGAAGAATGAAGCTCTAACACCAGAACTACCCTCCATGAGAGCGGTTGGCTATCGCCAAGCCTGGGAGCACCTTGACGGAAAAATCAATCTTCAAGAATTCAGGGATCAATCGATTGCAGCCACTAGGCAATTAGCTAAACGCCAACTTACCTGGTTACGCGGCATCGCAGATAGAGAAATATTCGACCCATTAGATCCAATCGACATGGATCGATGTGAGCAAGTATGCCTTGCTCACTATTCAATTATTTAA